A stretch of Oreochromis aureus strain Israel breed Guangdong linkage group 11, ZZ_aureus, whole genome shotgun sequence DNA encodes these proteins:
- the setd2 gene encoding histone-lysine N-methyltransferase SETD2 isoform X2: MDALHKSEIREEGSGASVKVEGLSKAALIKSLSPRVMLSNHLLPKGTKMKVNLEDQGRQKVSFSFSQTKKPLQSPFFIPPSPDKADPHAASSQSTSDKPGKSADSKTEQRQTPLVPASKAETPQTPVPTATKVKMMHFKKQILNDSVTEEKQSVMPEETHTSEFQNELPAPQSLISTCPSESAHTETSETRETSSLKKPAASSGKDGETSSSTEQDEKIHKRKTRSQSDSAPPGSESDGDSAQMSSSHKSVDSKSKTNSDSRSKDVRKSSCGSHAEEREKSFSKRSENYERSSSYSKSDRDSRHTSSRSSRSEKDRRRSRSRSRSRSRGSRTSSSHSRSDRTRSDRGSRSERSYYHESDWRSHRSSPRRDRRRSRSRTDRTRDSSDSEDDHRKTRSRTSDNSRSSNHSSSHKESKSSSYSKSEKTSKSVDSPHSSELDKRTQSSKSERSTKRLSDSDTLRKCSPDLDSSHRKSSSHHKSEANNKFSSSSSHTHSQTHEKRQKSSPSDSETDHKGKLQSSNRSSSSLENCKNSQKKSSRPESKQVPSRSSVKSSGQDRQSDDLFHSPGKAPSCATTTESFYQSSKEKSDSQPVGNENGNKDDKEAGSCGEGSQELSLKTEAKSGLEKENNIASDVTSSESLKHVNSTLENVSNVKDSLSSNDPAHVNSNGSVVNLCSSNDSTMCNKDKDIFDCSPGPESVLHSVDKAVTEAVQQNTKPENVELDKAQTVSKESDTDLPVKSDSSCLQSENQPESLPTDVKKGSCSTRKSRWDIVGQDSSESENSQRTVCVESKLLNTVKKVISVKKIEFSKDNAQQDCDIKDDIQQEAETHSRLVRQTEISKQEVQSESTPVTFNCKDQSEPSQASISNDHCDSKLSASQKSNTDQPLHINDKIQINSAATAQHSNEENSENKSKDSASKSKLSKRMSPSQDASGQSEASDSDNSEYDSDCGEAIKQLHSVVVVPKNSCLTMNTEERGPLNILQQQNAIAAEKNISEPPNQVSQQQKQPTTQTSISDSLSALCQSQSNMIDSTSHSEATTSISTQPYTSGHTSSHASVTDSTPMLDNSKQCEQGHKQHDVSNRGDRTHMHYQQDLFSRADNINEKNEFNLGWDFSQPEQPSSTYQQPDSSHGPQLTNTKLSGSFSKGQEQEHRPSIASCIQQSQNMQTSRKNYLHANVNDQDPSGEIHPDSLTNDHDDFSGDKSSIFSKTAFEGSGPNTQGSSSFVQGHEISSNSRCSTVPDPSREDSFRPHRGRGPPKKRRPEIESDSDNEAEAGPAAKRERQGDTEVAKETLVKSAADRPSLTLQDFQDANRWKEFAKSKKMPPYFYLIEDNLYLTERKKSKSHRDIKRMQCECPVLPREDRARGVLACGDDCLNRLLMIECSSRCLNGAYCSNRRFQMKQHADFEVILTEDKGWGLRAAKDLAPNTFVLEYCGEVLDHKEFKTRVKEYARNKNIHYYFMSLKNNEIIDATQKGNCSRFMNHSCEPNCETQKWTVNGQLRVGFFTTKAVTAGTELTFDYQFQRYGKEAQKCFCGAPSCRGFLGGENRVSVRAAGGKMKKDRSRKSALTTVDEELEALLENGEGLYDEKQVVSLCRLMVRVETMEQKLICLKLIQDTQNPSCLKQFLDHHGLSLLWIFMVELSEAKVNSANNIKLQLQIMKTLSVLPISTKNMLEESRVLTFIQRWAQTKTLPQQTEMDGYSSENTSRAQTPLNTPDGSSAKIGPELDSDTSKPAVYRRLKIISENSLDSALSDASKASDGKEEEEEEDDEEDDENSRAGLPEGKQLKADTLVDAADPTTDSAEESGKEVIGEKQEEAAMTSSSEPQPPTEEVKEKPDLVVEEKDSDMKEVKSEDQADELEPPKEPVETQESGTPQDTESVTEKAELEEGQPNVKVHEPETQSSQTGVADAPPEQPSETLESQTEAEEAKKTPPSSEPHHGESTTDVPPIAEAPEATIPSEVTATPVDPSVIGTPSQDEEEGVSDVESERSQEPQLSVLDISGMAARLLESWKDLKEVYRIPKKTQVDKEGRDRSRDRDTALTPRTTSGSREREREREKERERDRDRDYDRDRDRDWDRDRDRDRDRDRGSEKTPRSSERRRRRSPSPPSSYERSSRRTEERFDPSNNSKTPRGVGGKERNKLSTEERRKLFEQEVAQREAQKQQQLQQQQQQQLQSMAYDPALAYASSPGFITYPPGYPIQTFVDPSNPNAGKVLLPTPSVEPSLNYEQTPPQRLVSDLGLTSPSSTPQTTPVTNLPQHVTTANLASGNPQQYAQPTVATQDAGVAVLSVPAQSAPQVQGQQSYTTLWDPTTQQAVTVQTQPAQQYAAAPGQGQTPTAIYYQGQPCQTIYSIPAPYPQTNTPVIQAYTDPTASYLHGQPVYPGQQGVVVQQGGTVTTIVTSQTVQQEMIVPNSVIDLPPPSPPKPKTIVLPPNWKVARDPEGKIYYYHVVTRQTQWDPPTWEGNSDNTSVDHESEMDLGTPTYDENPSKFSTKTAEADTSSELAKKSKETFRKEMSQFIVQCLNPYRKPDCKSGRISNTEDFKHLARKLTHGVMNKELKACKNPEDLECNENVKHKTKEYIKKYMQRFGAVYRPKEDTEVY, encoded by the exons ATGGACGCTCTGCACAAGTCAGAGATCAG AGAGGAAGGGAGTGGTGCATCG GTAAAGGTGGAGGGCCTGTCCAAAGCAGCTCTAATCAAAAGCCTGTCTCCCAGAGTCATGCTGTCCAACCACCTTTTGCCTAAAGGGACCAAGATGAAGGTCAATCTAGAAGATCAGGGTCGTCAGAAAGTGTCCTTCAGCTTCTCACAGACAAAGAAGCCACTCCAAAGCCCGTTCTTCATCCCTCCCAGTCCTGATAAGGCAGATCCTCATGCTGCCTCGTCACAGTCAACCTCCGACAAACCTGGAAAGAGTGCAGACAGCAAAACTGAGCAAAGGCAGACACCCTTGGTGCCAGCATCAAAAGCAGAGACACCTCAGACGCCAGTCCCCACAGCTACTAAAGTGAAAATGATGCATTTCAAAAAGCAAATTCTTAATGACTCTGTGACTGAAGAGAAACAGTCAGTTATGCCAGAAGAGACGCACACCTCTGAATTTCAGAATGAACTCCCAGCACCCCAGAGTCTCATCAGCACCTGTCCCTCTGAAAGTGCTCACACTGAAACCTCTGAGACGAGAGAAACCTCAAGCCTCAAGAAACCAGCTGCTTCCTCAGGAAAAGATGGGGAGACATCCAGCAGTACTGAGCAGGATGAAAAGATACACAAAAGGAAAACCAGGTCACAGTCAGATAGTGCTCCCCCTGGCTCTGAATCTGATGGAGATTCAGCCCAGATGTCTTCCAGCCACAAATCAGTTGATTccaaaagtaaaacaaactcTGACAGCAGAAGTAAAGATGTAAGAAAATCTTCCTGTGGTTCACATGCagaggaaagggaaaaaagctTCTCAAAGCGCTCAGAGAATTATGAAAGGTCATCTAGTTACTCGAAATCAGACCGTGATTCCAGACACACATCCTCACGCTCATCCCGATCAGAGAAAGATCGCCGAAGGTCCAGATCTAGATCACGGTCTAGATCAAGAGGTTCTCGAACAAGTTCGTCACACTCCAGATCAGACAGAACTAGAAGTGACAGAGGATCACGCTCTGAAAGGTCCTACTATCATGAGtcagactggagatcacacagGAGTTCTCCACGCAGGGATAGAAGACGTTCTCGCTCTCGGACTGACAGAACTCGGGACAGTTCCGACTCTGAAGATGACCACAGAAAAACGAGGTCGAGGACAAGTGACAACAGTAGGTCATCTAACCACTCAAGCTCACATAAAGAGTCAAAATCATCATCTTACTCAAAATCTGAAAAAACCTCAAAATCTGTAGATTCACCTCACTCTTCAGAGTTGGATAAAAGAACACAGTCCTCAAAGTCTGAAAGGAGTACAAAGCGGTTATCGGACTCTGATACCCTACGGAAGTGTTCTCCTGATCTGGATTCCAGTCACCGTAAATCTAGCAGCCATCATAAGTCAGAGGCCAACAATAAATTCTCATCTTCCAGTagtcacacacactctcagacacatgaaaaacgGCAAAAAAGCAGCCCCAGTGACTCTGAAACGGATCATAAAGGCAAATTACAGTCATCCAACAGAAGCTCCAGCTCCTTGGAGAACTGTAAAAACTCTCAAAAGAAAAGCAGTAGACCAGAGTCGAAACAGGTCCCCTCTAGATCTTCTGTGAAATCTTCTGGGCAAGATAGACAATCAGATGATTTATTTCATAGCCCTGGAAAAGCACCATCTTGTGCAACCACAACAGAATCATTTTATCAGagttcaaaagaaaaatcagattCCCAACCAGTTGGAAATGAGAATGGCAATAAAGATGATAAGGAGGCGGGGTCTTGTGGTGAGGGTTCGCAAGAACTGTCACTTAAGACAGAAGCAAAATCAGGTCTTGAAAAGGAAAATAACATTGCCTCTGATGTCACTTCAAGTGAGAGCCTAAAGCATGTAAACTCTACTCTGGAAAACGTGTCTAATGTGAAGGATAGCCTTTCCTCTAATGATCCAGCACATGTGAACTCAAACGGAtctgttgtaaatttatgtAGTAGTAATGACAGTACAATGTGCAATAAGGACAAGGACATTTTTGACTGTTCACCTGGGCCAGAGTCTGTACTTCATTCAGTCGATAAAGCTGTCACAGAGGCTGTCCAGCAAAACACTAAACCAGAAAATGTTGAGCTGGATAAAGCTCAGACAGTCAGTAAAGAGTCTGACACAGATTTGCCAGTCAAATCTGATTCATCTTGTCTTCAGTCTGAGAATCAGCCAGAATCACTACCTACCGATGTAAAAAAGGGCAGCTGTAGTACCCGAAAGTCACGGTGGGATATTGTTGGGCAGGATTCCTCGGAGAGTGAAAATTCACAGAGAACTGTTTGCGTAgagagtaaactgttaaataCTGTTAAAAAGGTGATCTCTGTCAAAAAAATAGAGTTTTCTAAAGATAACGCTCAACAAGACTGTGATATTAAAGATGATATTCAGCAGGAAGCTGAAACACATTCCAGACTGGTGAGGCAGACGGAGATCTCAAAGCAGGAAGTCCAATCAGAGAGCACACCCGTGACCTTTAATTGCAAAGACCAAAGTGAGCCTTCGCAAGCCAGCATCAGCAATGACCACTGTGACTCCAAACTGTCTGCTTCTCAAAAATCAAACACAGATCAGCCACTGCACATAAATGACAAGATACAGATCAACTCGGCAGCAACGGCACAGCACTCAAATGAGGAAAATTCCGAAAACAAATCCAAGGACAGTGCTAGCAAGAGCAAACTGAGTAAGAGAATGTCTCCCAGTCAGGATGCGTCAGGGCAGAGTGAGGCCAGTGATAGCGATAACTCAGAGTATGACTCTGATTGCGGCGAGGCTATAAAACAGTTACACTCTGTAGTGGTGGTGCCAAAGAATTCTTGTCTAACAATGAATACAGAGGAGAGGGGACCTTTGAATATTTTACAACAGCAGAATGCCATagcagctgaaaaaaatatCAGTGAACCCCCAAATCAAGTTAGCCAACAGCAAAAACAACCCACAACACAGACCAGTATAAGCGATTCACTCAGTGCGTTGTGTCAGTCCCAGAGCAATATGATTGATAGCACCAGTCACTCAGAGGCCACCACCTCCATCAGTACCCAGCCTTATACTTCTGGTCATACCAGTTCCCATGCAAGTGTCACAGATTCCACCCCCATGCTTGATAATTCCAAACAGTGTGAGCAAGGGCACAAACAACATGATGTGAGCAACAGAGGAGATCGGACGCACATGCATTACCAACAAGATCTTTTCTCCAGGGCTGACAATATTAATGAGAAGAATGAATTCAACCTGGGTTGGGATTTCTCACAACCAGAACAGCCTAGTAGTACGTACCAGCAGCCTGATAGCAGCCACGGGCCTCAGTTAACAAACACTAAACTGTCAGGATCCTTTTCCAAGGGGCAAGAACAAGAACACAGACCAAGTATTGCTTCCTGTATCCAGCAGTCGCAAAACATGCAGACAAGCAGAAAAAACTACCTCCATGCAAATGTAAATGATCAGGATCCTTCAGGCGAAATCCATCCCGACTCCCTCACTAATGATCATGACGACTTCAGTGGGGATAAATCATCAATTTTTAGCAAAACGGCTTTTGAGGGCAGTGGTCCTAACACTCAAGGGTCATCAAGCTTTGTACAAGGTCATGAAATAAGCAGCAATAGCAGGTGTTCCACTGTACCTGACCCCTCTAGAGAAGACAGTTTTAGGCCCCACAGAGGAAGGGGCCCTCCCAAGAAAAGGCGTCCAGAGATAGAGTCTGATTCGGACAACGAGGCAGAAGCTGGCCCTGCAGCTAAAAGGGAACGTCAAGGAGATACTGAAGTCGCTAAAGAAACTCTTGTAAAATCTGCAGCAGACCGTCCATCACTCACTCTGCAGGACTTTCAAGATGCTAATAGATGGAAAGAGTTTGCCAAGTCTAAAAAGATGCCTCCGTACTTTTACTTGATTGAGGATAACTTGTACCTAACAGAAAG gaaaaaaagcaaatctcaTCGAGATATCAAACGAATGCAGTGTGAGTGCCCGGTGCTACCCAGAGAGGACCGAGCAAGGGGCGTACTAGCATGCGGGGATGACTGTTTAAACCGGCTGCTGATGATTGAGTG tTCGTCACGGTGCCTGAATGGAGCCTACTGCTCTAATCGCCGCTTTCAGATGAAACAACATGCAGACTTTGAGGTGATCCTCACAGAAGACAAGGGCTGGGGACTACGGGCAGCTAAAGACTTGGCTCC aAACACCTTTGTACTGGAATACTGCGGTGAGGTTTTGGACCACAAAGAGTTCAAAACAAGGGTGAAAGAGTACGCTCGCAATAAGAACATCCACTACTATTTTATGTCTCTGAAGAATAATGAG ATTATTGATGCAACGCAGAAGGGTAATTGCTCTCGGTTCATGAACCACAGCTGCGAGCCCAACTGTGAAACCCAAAAG TGGACAGTCAACGGTCAGCTTCGAGTTGGGTTCTTCACCACCAAGGCTGTTACTGCAGGAACTGAGCTCACGTTTGACTACCAGTTTCAGAGATATGG GAAAGAAGCACAGAAATGCTTCTGTGGAGCACCCAGCTGCAGAGGCTTCCTGGGTGGGGAGAACAGAGTTAGTGTTCGAGCAGCTGGTGGGAAGATGAAGAAAGACCGCAGTCGAAAGAGTGCTCTCACAACG GTCGATGAAGAGCTGGAGGCATTGCTAGAGAATGGCGAAGGCCTATACGATGAGAAACAGGTGGTGTCTCTCTGCAGACTGATGGTCCGAGTGGAAACGATGGAACAGAAACTCATCTGTCTAAAGCTCATACAA GATACACAAAATCCATCATGCTTGAAGCAGTTCTTAGACCATCATGGATTGTCTTTGCTCTGGATTTTCATGGTGGAGCTTTCCGAAGCTAAAGTCAACAGTGCCAACAACATCAAACTGCAATTACAG ATCATGAAGACCCTCAGTGTGCTGCCCATTTCAACTAAGAACATGTTGGAGGAAAGCAGAGTCCTGACCTTCATTCAGCGGTGGGCTCAGACAAAAACTCTTCCTCAGCAGACTGAGATGGATGGTTACTCTAGTGAGAACACCTCCCGTGCCCAAACTCCCCTCAACACTCCTGATGGTTCCTCCGCTAAAATAGGACCAGAACTAGATAGTGACACGTCCAAGCCTGCTGTGTACAGACGCCTTAAAATCATCAGCGAAAACAGTCTGGACAGCGCTCTTTCTGATGCTAGCAAAGCATCTGAtgggaaagaggaagaagaggaggaggatgatgaggaAGATGATGAAAATTCACGTGCAGGACTTCCTGAAGGTAAGCAGTTGAaggcagacacactggtggacgCTGCAGATCCAACCACAGATTCAGCGGAAGAGTCAGGAAAAGAAGTCATAGGAGAGAAACAGGAAGAGGCAGCAATGACTTCAAGCAGTGAACCTCAACCTCCAACTGAAGAGGTGAAGGAAAAACCTGATTTGGTTGTGGAAGAGAAGGACTCGGATATGAAAGAAGTCAAAAGTGAAGATCAGGCAGATGAGCTGGAACCACCAAAAGAGCCAGTTGAAACACAAGAGAGTGGGACGCCACAAGATACTGAATCAGTGACAGAAAAGGCAGAATTAGAAGAAGGCCAGCCCAATGTTAAAGTCCATGAGCCAGAGACCCAATCCAGTCAAACTGGTGTTGCTGATGCTCCACCTGAGCAGCCTTCAGAGACTCTGGAATCCCAGACAGAGGCTGAAGAGGCTAAGAAAACACCGCCTAGCAGTGAGCCACACCATGGTGAATCCACCACTGATGTTCCACCTATCGCTGAAGCCCCAGAGGCCACGATTCCCTCAGAGGTCACAGCAACCCCTGTGGATCCATCAGTGATAGGGACTCCTTCTCAAGATGAAGAGGAAGGTGTCTCAGATGTGGAGAGTGAGAGGAGTCAGGAACCACAGCTCAGTGTTTTGGACATTAGTGGCATGGCTGCTAGGCTTCTAGAAAGCTGGAAGGATCTAAAG GAGGTGTACAGGATACCAAAGAAGACTCAAGTGGATAAGGAAGGAAGAG ATCGCAGCCGAGATCGAGATACAGCTTTGACGCCACGCACCACATCAGGAAGCAGGGAACGTGAACGGGAGCGAGAGAAGGAGAGGGAACGggacagagacagagattatGACAGAGACAGGGATCGAGATTGGGACAGAGACAGGGACAGGGACAGGGACCGCGATCGAGGCTCTGAGAAAACTCCGCGCAGCTCTGAGCGACGGAGGAGACGCTCGCCATCTCCACCTTCATCCTACGAGAGGAGCAGCCGACGCACTGAGGAACG GTTTGATCCATCTAACAACAGCAAGACACCAAGAGGAGTTGGTGGCAAGGAGCGCAACAAACTGTCCACAGAGGAGCGCAGGAAGCTGTTTGAACAGGAGGTTGCTCAGCGGGAAGCACAGAAGCAGCAACAGcttcaacagcagcagcagcagcagcttcagtctATGGCTTATGACCCTGCTCTAGCCTATGCCTCCAGCCCTGGCTTCATCACATACCCACCTGGATATCCCATCCAGACTTTTGTGGATCCTTCCAACCCCAATGCGGGCAAAGTACTTCTCCCAACCCCTTCAGTGGAGCCGAGTCTCAACTATGAACAGACTCCACCCCAGCGTCTCGTCTCAGATCTGGGACTGACCTCTCCATCTTCCACTCCCCAAACCACTCCAGTCACCAATCTCCCTCAGCACGTCACTACCGCAAACCTTGCCTCTGGCAACCCCCAGCAGTATGCCCAGCCAACTGTAGCAACCCAAGACGCAGGCGTAGCTGTCCTGTCGGTACCAGCCCAATCTGCCCCTCAGGTACAGGGCCAACAGAGCTACACCACTCTCTGGGACCCCACCACTCAGCAGGCAGTGACTGTGCAGACACAACCTGCACAGCAGTATGCCGCAGCCCCGGGACAGGGTCAAACTCCCACAGCTATCTATTATCAGGGCCAGCCTTGCCAAACCATCTACAGCATCCCTGCTCCCTACCCCCAGACCAACACTCCAGTCATACAG GCATACACTGATCCCACAGCCAGCTACCTACATGGCCAGCCGGTATATCCTGGTCAGCAGGGAGTGGTGGTGCAGCAGGGAGGCACAGTCACCACCATTGTAACATCTCAAACCGTTCAGCAG GAAATGATTGTACCCAACAGTGTGATAGACCTGCCTCCACCTTCTCCCCCTAAACCCAAAACGATCGTCCTACCTCCCAACTGGAAAGTGGCTCGGGACCCCGAAGGCAAAATTTACTACTACCATGTTGTTACAAG GCAAACACAGTGGGATCCACCAACCTGGGAAGGAAATAGTGACAACACTAGTGTGGACCATGAATCAGAGATGGACCTGGGAACACCCACCTATGATGAAAATCCTTCCAAA TTTTCCACAAAGACGGCTGAAGCAGACACTTCCAGTGAACTCGCTAAGAAAAGTAAAGAGACCTTTCGCAAGGAG ATGTCGCAGTTCATAGTGCAATGCCTGAATCCTTATCGGAAGCCAGACTGCAAATCTGGACGCATCAGCAACACAGAAGACTTCAAACACCTGGCTAGAAAG